Part of the Kitasatospora sp. NBC_00374 genome is shown below.
GGTCGCCCCGCTCGCGGCCCGTCCGCTCGCGGCCGGTCGGTCACGCAAGTGGCTGCTGGGCGCCGGCCTGGCCGCCGGCGCCGTCGCGCTCGGCACCACCAAGTTCCCCACCAAGGCGCCCCAGGACTGGGGCCGCACCAGCTTCGACACCCTGATGTGGATGCTCCACCTCCAGGGCGGCGGCGTCTGGTTCGGCGGCCTGGCGGGCCTGCTGCTGCTCGCCGCCCCCGGCGCGATACCCCCGGCCGAACGGCGCGCCTTCTGGTCGATGGCCGTCCGCCGCTTCTCCGTCACCGCCATGGCCTGTGTCGCCGCCATCACCCTGTCCGGCCTGTTCCTGTACTGGGAGCACGTGGACGGACCGACGCAGCTGGTCACCACCATGTACGGGCGCGTGCTCGGCGTGAAGATCCTCATCTTCGGCGGCCTGCTGCTCCTCGGCATGTTCAACCAGTTCTGGCTGCACCCCCGGATCGACGCGCTGCGCGACGACGGTGACCAGCGCCCCCTGGTCACCGTGCTGCTGCGCAGGTTCCCGCTCGTGGTCGCCGTCGAGGTCGTGCTCGGTCTGGCTCTGCTGTTCGTCGCCCCCTTCCTGCACGGCTCCGCCCGCAACCAGGCCTACCAGGCGAAGGTGGCCGAGCAGTCCGCCGCCCCCATCCCGGCGAAGAAGCTGCCGAAGCTCGCGGCCAAGGAGGTCGACGCGTCCACCTGGGTGTGGGGCACGGCCGAGACCGTCGCCGTGGTCGCGCTCATGGGCGGCGCCTACCGCTTCTCCGGTCGGCTGGCCCGCAGTCGGGCGGCCGCCGCAGTGACCCCGTCGCCCCTTCCGAACTGATCGGGACCGGGAGCCCCCGGGACGGCGGTGACTCCCGTCCCGGCGGCCCGCGAAAGCCCGCGAGACGGCTGCCTGCCGCAGGCGGCCGGTGCGTCCTCGGGCGCGCGAGTACGGTTCAAGACGTGTCCAGTTCCCGTGCAGGACGACACCCGCACCGCCCGACAGCCGGGGCCGGCTCCCGATGACGGGGCCGCTGCTGGCCATCGACCCGACCAGCGGGTCCTCGCTGCTGGCTGCCTTCGGGGCGCTGGCCGTGCTGGTGGTGGTCTTCGCCGAGTCCGGCCTGCTGGTGGTGGGGTTCTTCCTCCCCGGCGACACCCTCCTCCTGCCGGCCGGGGTGCTCTGCTCCGCCGGCAGCGGCGCCGGGCCCCGGCTGTCACTGTGGCAGGTGATGCTCTGCGCCGCCGTCGGAGCGGTGGCCGGGGCCCAGCTCGGCTTCCTGCTCGGACGGCACGGGGGCCGGACGGCCCTGGCCCGTACCCGCAGCAGGCGCCTGAGATCGGCGGCCGCCCGCGGGGACGCGCTGCTGCGCCGTTACGGCTACCGCAAGGCGATCGTCCTGGGCCGCTTCGTGCCGGTGGTCCGGACGGTGCTCAGTCCCCTGGCGGGCATGCTGGACGTACCCACGCGCACCTTCACCGTCTGGCAGATCGTCGGCGGTGTGCTCTGGTCCCAGAGCCTGGTGCTGGCCGGGTACTGGCTGGGCGCCGCCGTCCCGGGAATCGACCACTACCTGTGGTTCCTGGTGGGTGCGGTCGTGGTCCTCTCCCTCCTGCCGCTGCTGCTGCGAGCCCGCGGCGACTCCCGAGGCCGGTGACACCGCTACGGCCCTCTCGGGCGTGAACCCGGCTGCGACCGTGCAGGTCCGGAGCGCACCGACCGCACCGACCCTGCCAGTGCCCCCGGTCCGTCCTCGTGACCGCCACCGCCCCCACCACCGCCCGGGGGTGATGGACAAGGGGAACCCGCGGTGAAGTGGAATCTGCGCGAGTTCCGCGGTCGAACCTCGACGAGCCTCGTCAAGGTTCGGTGAGACGGGTCACCGATCTCACCGAACTCTGACCGGCGTGAGCTGGTTCAGCGGGTGGGTAGCGAGCTGGCCCCCGACCGGCGCCTCGAGCGTCTGCGCGTCCTCTCCGACAGCTGCCATCGCAGGATGACGCTGCTCCGACGGGCCCTGGACACCACGATCGCCGCCCTGGCAGCCCTCGCCATGGCCGCCCTCGTCACCGCAGCGTGAGCACCGTCACGCGCCCGGGACGGCTCGCTGGACCGATCTTGCCGTTGGCCTGCCCGCTACGGTGGCTTGTGGCCCTCGGCCCGCAGCGTCCACGGGCTACCGCGGCACGTCGCCCTGCCTACCCGACAGCACAGGAGAGACCGATGATCCTCATCGTCGTCAAGATGACCGTCCGCCCCGAGCGCAGCAAGGACTGGCTGGCGCTCGTCGACGAGTTCACCACCGCCACGCGTGAGGAGCCCGGCAACCTCTTCTTCGAGTGGTCCACCAGCGTCGACGACCCCGACCAGTTCGTCCTCGTCGAGGGCTTCGCCTCCCGGGAGGCCGGCCAGGCCCACGTCGAGTCGGCCCACTTCAGGAAGGCCATGGAGACGATGGCCGACGCCATCGCCTCCACGCCACAGATCATCAGCACGGAGGCGCCGGGCGACGGCTGGTCGGCCATGGCGGAGCTCACTCCCCGCCACCCGTAACGCTCCCTCCGGCGGCCCCGGCGCGTGTCGCGAAGCACCGCGTGCGGGCCGAGGCGGTCTCGCGGCTTCCCGCCTCGCAGTAGTGGCAGGCGGGGTGCCGTCGCGTCAGCCGAGGGTCGAACCGGCCACGGGCTCCGAGATCAGGACGGTCTCACCGGCGAATCCGGTCTTGACGAACTGCCAGGTGAGGCCGTCGATCACGCCCTGGCCCAAGGGCGCGAGCCTGGCGAACGCGGGCTGGCTGAGGTCGATGTGCGTGCGGTCGCAGGACGGGCACTTGTCCCTCACCGGCACGGTGATGGTCTTGCCCTGGTAGGTCACCTTGACCGAGATCCCCTTGCAGACCGGGTCGTTGTTGGGATTCGCGGCGGTCCACCAGGCGTGCGAGACGGCGACGAGCATCTGGGTGGAGGCATTGATCTGGGTGCCGCAGGCCCCGTAGCCGGCGTCGTTGTAGTACGTCGCCTTGCCGGTCATCGGCTTGTTGACGGGTATCGCGGCGCCGGCGGTGCCCGCTCCCAGCGCGATGAGCGCGGCGGCGGCGAGCGGGGCGCCGGCCAGGATCCTGATGTTGCTCGTGACTCGCATTGTTTCCCTCCGGTTCGGTGCGGGCGGGCGACTGGGTGGAGTGACAGGTCAGGCCAAGTAGCCTTTCCCGATGCCGAGTTCAGAGCTCCGGCAGCCGGTCGCGGGAGGAACGTATGCCAACGGCACGAACGAGGTCCAGACCTTTGATGTGTTGTCATGGACACATGGCGGCATGCTTTACTTCTCGACGACACCCCGAGCGGCCGCAGCAGGTGCCGCTCCCGCCGCCGGCGGTCGCCAGGTTGGCGTCCGCGCAGGGTCCGGCCCGATGCAGGACCCGCTCCGCTCAACCCCGAGGAGCAGCAGCACGGGTGAGCAGGAGAAGCCGGCGGAGGACCTGGGCAGGGGCACACCTCCACCCGCGAACGACGGCTGCCGGGTGCCGAAGCCGGCGCCCGGCGGCGCAAGGCAGACGCCCAGGGCCCCCGAGCTGTCCCGACTACGGAGTCACGGCACGGCCGCACGAGCAGGACACTTCGAGCAGGGTGCGTGGATGCCCACCGCCGAGACGAGGTCGAGCGCATGATCAACCGGCTCAAGCACTTCCGCGCCGTGGCTACGCGCTACGACAAGCGCGCCTACGTCTTCCACGGCACTGTCACCGTGGCATCCCTCCGCCTGTGGCTCAGCCCGTGATCGGGCAGATAAAACGGTGGCTGCCTGATTCGCTTCCTGCCACGATCTGGGGGTGACCACGTTGTTCCTGATGGTCGGCCTGCCAGGGGCCGGAAAGACCACACGGGCTCGGCAGCTCGCCGCAGAGCACGGCGCGCTGCGTCTGACGCCCGACGACTGGATGATCCCCCTGTTCGGCGAGGCGGAGGCGGACGGGAAGCGCGACGTGCTGGAGGGGCGCATGCTCTGGCTCGCCCTGGAGGCGGTCAGACTGGGCACCGACGTCGTCGTGGACTACGGCTGCTGGTCACGGGACGAACGGTCCGCGATCCGCTGGCTGGTGGAGGCCGAGGGGGCGTGCTTCCGCATGGTCTACCTGCCGGTGGACGAGGAGACCCAACGCACCCGTGTCGCCCACCGCTGGGCGACCACCCCCGAGGAGACGTTGCCGATGTCCGAGGCCGACATCCTGCACGGGCGCGCGCATTTCGAGGAGCCCGACGCGGCGGAGCTGGAGGGCCGCGGGGACGCCAGCCCGCCGCCCGGGTGGGTCGACTGGCGGGAGTGGGCCGCCGACCGGTGGCCGTCGTTCGGGTGACTGCTGCGGCCCACGGCAGCTCAGCCGTACCGGGCGTGCCTGCACCAGCCCGAGATGATCCGCCGGACAGCCCCTAGTACTCCAGCGGTAGATCGTGATCATGTTGGGGCTGCGGCTTGGCGGTGGTAGTGGCTCGCTTGGGATCGGGCCTGGTGGCGGCGTCTCCAGTGGGACCAGCGGAGCCGGTGGGCCGTGTCGTGGACGCGTTGGGCAACGAGGGTGACGAACAAACGGGCGATCTCGTTGCAGGTGAGCGGGATCAGCTTGTCCCGGGCGGGCTGGCGGGTGTGTTCGTCGGCGCGGATGACGGCGAGGAAGGCGTGGGCGAGCATGGCGAGGGTGACCCAGCGGGACCAGGACGCGTAGCGGCGGACCTGGTGCTGGTCCAGTCCGGCCAGGCCCTTTCCGGACCGGAACGTCTCCTCCACTCGCCACCTTGATCCAGCGACCCGGACCAGGGTCGCCAGTGGCGCCGGTTGGGGTGTGTAGCAGTGGTAGTAGGCGAGTTCACCGGTGGTGCGGTTTCGGCGGATCAGCAGGTGGCGGTGGCCGGGGGCGGTGCTGGGTAGGTCGATGTGGGCCCAGTCGTAGAAGCGCTGCCCCTTTGCTCCAGCTCCGGCGGACAGCTTCTGCCAGGCCCGCTTGGGGAGCTTCTTCGCCAGAGCTTCCGCACGGGACTTGCCTGCGTGGGTGGTGACTTCGTGGGTTCGGGCCACCGCGAGCACGTAACCGGTGCCGCGTGCTTCCAGGGCGGTGCGCAGTTTCGGGTTGCCGCCGTAGACCTCGTCTCCGGCCACCCAGGAGGCATGGTGGCCGGCGTCCAGGAGCGGGGCAGATCCGAGAGCAGGCCGAGCACCAACCGCCTTATCCGACGGCGGGGTTCGACCCGCGTGAACCGGCCAGCGATCCGGTCCATCAGGGCCTCGAATGCATCCTGCCAGCGGGCAGGGTCTGCGCTGCTACCTGAGGTCACCGCGTGATCGTGTGTCCTCATTCAAGGCCGGAGGAGTTCGCAGAAGCGGTCCAGGGCGCGGTCGGTGCGGCGGCGGTCACTGGTGGTCGTGAGATCGAACAGTAGGCCCCGGATGACGGCCATGACCAGCGTGGGAGTGACGGTGTCGCCAGGGTCGGTGGTGATGTCGCGGATCGTGGCGCCGAGAGTGTCGAACCAGCCCGTGATCGCCTCGGCCTGGTCCGGGTAGTTCTCGGGGTGAGCGAGGCCGTCGGCGTGCACCTCGAAGATCAGCCGGACGTACGGGGCGCGCTCAGGTGCGCTGATCCAGGCCCAGATGCCGCGCAGGTGTTCCTCCGCAGAGGCTGCCTGCGCCGGGAGGTTCTCGGCCAGCCGTGTCGCACCGCGGCGGCGGGCCTCGGCAAGGACGGCAGATACCAACTCCTGCTTGCTGCCGAAGTCGTAGAGCAGCATCCGCGGGCTGGTATCGAGAGCTGCGGCCAGCGGCCTCAGGCTCAACCCGGCCAGGCCGTGTGCCAGTACGTAGTCGGTCGCCCGCGCCAGCGTGGCCTCCCGTCGGGCGGGATCTGGGGGTCGCCCCACGGTGGATCATCCTCTCGGTACTGCGGATCTGAGCCTGCATCAGTATATGGTACGACTGTTTCAACAATGGGAAGGAGACAGTCATGCACACACTCGACCGGGCACTCGCACTGGGCGCCGGAGGCCCCGTTGGCGCGGCCTGGATGGCCGGACTGGCCTGCGGACTGCGCCGCGGCGGAGTGGATCTCAGCGAGGCCGATCTGATCGTCGGCACGTCGACTGGCGCAATCATCGGCGCAGTACTGGCCACCGGTCAGGACCCCGGCCGACTCGCCGCCCCAGTACGCCCCGCCGACACCAACAGCACCCCGCCCCAGGTGGACGGGCGCCGGCTGGGCGAGGCGTTCGCCGTGCTCGGCAATGCCGCCTCAAACCCAGCCGAGGCCTGGCGCCGAGTGGGCCAGATCGCGCTCGCCGCCGAAACCGGCCCCGAGCAGGCACATATCACCCGGATGCGCGCCATGGCCGGCACAGACCAATGGCCGGACCGGAAGCTGCTCATCACCGCGATGGACGCTGAGACCGGCGAGCAGGAGGTCTTCGACCGCGCGAGTGGCGCACCGCTGCCCTCCGCCGTGGCGGCCAGCACAGCCTTCCCGGGCATCTACCCACCGATCACCATCAACAGCCGCCGATACATGGACGGCTCCCTGCGGTCGGCAACCAACGCCGCACTCGCGGCCGGAGCCCGCACGCTCGTCGTGATCGACCCGCAGGCGCACCTGTTTCCCCGGGAGTTGCTCCAGCAGGAGCTGGCGGTCGCCGCGGCGCACACAGTGGTGACCATCGAGCC
Proteins encoded:
- a CDS encoding DUF4149 domain-containing protein → MTWTTWVTLMGLVGLTALALLSAGPAAARTAPSALPVVTARLARAAVVLGVLAVPAVLTDLAHGASKSGGYDYSAAWDSLYDGSNAGRLSGLEVTLALAAAVLVAPLAARPLAAGRSRKWLLGAGLAAGAVALGTTKFPTKAPQDWGRTSFDTLMWMLHLQGGGVWFGGLAGLLLLAAPGAIPPAERRAFWSMAVRRFSVTAMACVAAITLSGLFLYWEHVDGPTQLVTTMYGRVLGVKILIFGGLLLLGMFNQFWLHPRIDALRDDGDQRPLVTVLLRRFPLVVAVEVVLGLALLFVAPFLHGSARNQAYQAKVAEQSAAPIPAKKLPKLAAKEVDASTWVWGTAETVAVVALMGGAYRFSGRLARSRAAAAVTPSPLPN
- a CDS encoding TetR/AcrR family transcriptional regulator, whose protein sequence is MGRPPDPARREATLARATDYVLAHGLAGLSLRPLAAALDTSPRMLLYDFGSKQELVSAVLAEARRRGATRLAENLPAQAASAEEHLRGIWAWISAPERAPYVRLIFEVHADGLAHPENYPDQAEAITGWFDTLGATIRDITTDPGDTVTPTLVMAVIRGLLFDLTTTSDRRRTDRALDRFCELLRP
- a CDS encoding cysteine/serine endopeptidase inhibitor translates to MRVTSNIRILAGAPLAAAALIALGAGTAGAAIPVNKPMTGKATYYNDAGYGACGTQINASTQMLVAVSHAWWTAANPNNDPVCKGISVKVTYQGKTITVPVRDKCPSCDRTHIDLSQPAFARLAPLGQGVIDGLTWQFVKTGFAGETVLISEPVAGSTLG
- a CDS encoding putative quinol monooxygenase; this encodes MILIVVKMTVRPERSKDWLALVDEFTTATREEPGNLFFEWSTSVDDPDQFVLVEGFASREAGQAHVESAHFRKAMETMADAIASTPQIISTEAPGDGWSAMAELTPRHP
- a CDS encoding AAA family ATPase: MTTLFLMVGLPGAGKTTRARQLAAEHGALRLTPDDWMIPLFGEAEADGKRDVLEGRMLWLALEAVRLGTDVVVDYGCWSRDERSAIRWLVEAEGACFRMVYLPVDEETQRTRVAHRWATTPEETLPMSEADILHGRAHFEEPDAAELEGRGDASPPPGWVDWREWAADRWPSFG
- a CDS encoding patatin-like phospholipase family protein encodes the protein MHTLDRALALGAGGPVGAAWMAGLACGLRRGGVDLSEADLIVGTSTGAIIGAVLATGQDPGRLAAPVRPADTNSTPPQVDGRRLGEAFAVLGNAASNPAEAWRRVGQIALAAETGPEQAHITRMRAMAGTDQWPDRKLLITAMDAETGEQEVFDRASGAPLPSAVAASTAFPGIYPPITINSRRYMDGSLRSATNAALAAGARTLVVIDPQAHLFPRELLQQELAVAAAHTVVTIEPDPASIRAFGSDLNARTAWEPAYQAGLRQATDAAEQLRLAWKTGSDMA
- a CDS encoding DedA family protein, with the translated sequence MTGPLLAIDPTSGSSLLAAFGALAVLVVVFAESGLLVVGFFLPGDTLLLPAGVLCSAGSGAGPRLSLWQVMLCAAVGAVAGAQLGFLLGRHGGRTALARTRSRRLRSAAARGDALLRRYGYRKAIVLGRFVPVVRTVLSPLAGMLDVPTRTFTVWQIVGGVLWSQSLVLAGYWLGAAVPGIDHYLWFLVGAVVVLSLLPLLLRARGDSRGR